From Drosophila yakuba strain Tai18E2 chromosome 2L, Prin_Dyak_Tai18E2_2.1, whole genome shotgun sequence, one genomic window encodes:
- the LOC6528766 gene encoding trichohyalin isoform X18 yields the protein MDNAYVYYKLDEFRLEIQRRDQEILAMAAKMKTLEEQHQRHIAVLKESLCAKEEHYNMLQTDVEEMRARLEEKNRLIEKKTQGTLQTVQERNRLTSELTEIKDHMDIKDRKISVLQRKIENLEDLLKEKDNQVDMARARLSAMQAHHSSSEGALTSLEEAIGDKEKQMAQLRDQRDRAEHEKQEERDLHEREVADYKIKLRAAESEVEKLQTRLERAVTERERLEIKLEASQSELGKSKAELEKATCEMGRSSADWESTKQRIARLELENERLKHDLERSQNVQKLMFETGKISTTFGRTTMTTSQELDRAQERADKASAELRRTQAELRVTQGETEKRFSDAERAREEAAALQEKLEKSQGEVYRLKAKLENAQGEQESLRQELEKAQSGVSRIHADRDRAFSEVEKIKEEMERTQATLGKSQLQHEKLQNSLDKAQNEVDHLQDKLDKASTENRRLVLEKEKLTYDYDNLQSQLDKALGQAARMQKERETLSLDTDRIREKLEKTQVQLGRIQKERDQFSDELETLKERSESAQTLLMKAARDREAMQTDLEVLKERYEKSHAIQQKLQMERDDAVTEVEILKEKLDKALYASQKLIDEKDTSNKEFEKMLEKYDRAQNEIYRLQSRCDTAEADRARLEVEAERSGLAASKAREDLRKLQDESTRLQEACDRAALQLSRAKECEDNARSELEHSRDRFDKLQTDIRRAQGEKEHFQSELERVTYELERAHAAQTKAGASVEAAKEEAAHYAVELEKMRDRYEKSQVELRKLQDTDTFGRETRRLKEENERLREKLDKTLMELETIRGKSQYESESFEKYKDKYEKIEMEVQNMESKLHETSLQLELSKGEVAKMLANQDKQRSELERAHIEREKARDKHEKLLKEVDRLRLQQSSVSPGDPVRASTSSSSALSAGERQEIDRLRDRLEKALQSRDATELEAGRLAKELEKAQMHLAKQQENTESTRIEFERMGAELGRLHDRLEKAEAEREALRQASRSGGAGSAPHPQLEKHVQKLESDVKQLAMEREQLVLQLEKSQEILMNFQKELQNAEAELQKTREENRKLRNGHQLPPAAAPPAGASPAEIQAMQKEIQTLQQKLQESERALQAAGPQQAQAAAAAGASREEIEQWRKVIEQEKGRADMADKAAQEMHKRIQLMDQHIKDQHAQMQKMQQQMQQQQQAAQQAAQQAAQQAAQQQQSAASAGGADAKELEKVRGELQAACTERDRFQQQLELLVTELEKSKMSNQEQTKQLQTAQQQVQQLQQQVQQLQQQMQQLQQAASAGAGATDVQRQQLEQQQKQLEEVRKQIDNQAKATEGERKIIDEQRKQIDAKRKDIEDKEKKMADFDVQLRKRKEQMDQLEKSLQTQGGGAAAAGELNKKLMDTQRQLEACVKELQNTKEEHKKAATETERLLQLVQMSQEEQNAKEKTIMDLQQALKIAQAKVKQAQTQQQQQQDAGPAGFLKSFF from the exons ATGGACAATGCCTATGTCTACTACAAG CTGGACGAATTCCGTCTTGAAATACAGAGAAGGGATCAAGAGATCCTGGCGATGGCGGCCAAAATGAAAACCCTCGAGGAGCAGCACCAG CGGCACATAGCGGTGCTCAAGGAGTCGCTATGTGCCAAAGAGGAGCACTACAACATGCTGCAGACGGACGTCGAGGAGATGCGCGCCCGCCTCGAGGAGAAGAACCGCCTCATCGAGAAGAAGACCCAGGGCACCCTGCAGACGGTCCAGGAGCGCAACCGCCTCACCAGCGAGCTCACCGAGATCAAGGACCACATGGACATCAAGGACCGCAAGATCAGCGTGCTGCAGCGCAAG ATTGAAAACCTGGAGGATCTGCTGAAGGAGAAGGACAACCAGGTGGATATGGCGCGGGCACGTTTGTCGGCCATGCAGGCGCACCACAGCAGCTCCGAGGGCGCCTTGACCAGCCTGGAGGAGGCCATCGGCGACAAGGAGAAGCAGATGGCCCAGCTGCGGGATCAGCGGGATCGCGCAGAGCACGAGAAGCAGGAGGAGCGGGATCTTCACGAGCGCGAGGTGGCCGACTACAAGATCAAGCTGCGGGCCGCCGAGAGCGAGGTGGAGAAGCTGCAGACGCGCCTGGAGCGGGCGGTCACCGAGCGGGAGCGGCTGGAGATCAAGCTGGAGGCCTCGCAGAGCGAACTGGGCAAGTCGAAGGCTGAGCTGGAGAAGGCCACCTGCGAAATGGGCAGGAGCAGCGCCGACTGGGAGTCCACCAAGCAGAGGATCGCCCGCCTGGAGCTGGAGAACGAGCGGCTGAAACACGATCTGGAGCGTTCGCAG AATGTACAAAAGTTAATGTTCGAAACGGGCAAGATATCG ACAACCTTTGGCAGGACCACGATGACCACGTCCCAGGAACTGGATCGAGCCCAGGAGCGGGCCGACAAGGCCTCAGCGGAGCTGCGACGCACCCAGGCCGAGCTGAGAGTCACACAG GGCGAAACTGAAAAACGTTTT TCGGATGCGGAAAGAGCACGCGAGGAGGCGGCCGCCCTGCAGGAGAAGCTGGAGAAGAGCCAGGGCGAGGTGTACCGACTCAAGGCCAAGCTGGAGAACGCCCAGGGTGAGCAGGAGAGTCTGCGccaggagctggagaaggcgCAGAGCGGTGTCTCTCGCATCCACGCCGACCGCGATCGG GCCTTCTCCGAGGTGGAAAAGATCAAGGAGGAGATGGAGCGCACCCAGGCCACGTTGGGCAAGTCGCAGCTGCAGCACGAGAAGCTGCAAAACTCGCTGGACAAGGCCCAGAACGAGGTCGATCATCTGCAGGATAAGCTGGACAAGGCCAGCACGGAGAACCGCCGCCTGGTGCTCGAGAAGGAGAAGCTCACCTACGACTACGACAACCTGCAGTCGCAGCTGGACAAGGCCTTGGGCCAGGCCGCCAGGATGCAGAAGGAGCGCGAGACCCTCTCCTTGGACACGGATCGCATTCGCGAGAAGCTGGAGAAGACGCAG GTGCAACTGGGTCGCATCCAGAAGGAGCGGGATCAATTCTCCGATGAGCTGGAGACGCTCAAGGAGCGCTCGGAATCGGCACAGACCCTCCTCATGAAGGCCGCCCGCGACCGGGAGGCGATGCAAACGGATCTGGAGGTCCTCAAGGAGCGCTACGAGAAGTCGCACGCCATCCAGCAGAAACTCCAG ATGGAGCGCGACGATGCGGTCACCGAAGTCGAGATCCTCAAGGAGAAACTGGACAAGGCGCTGTACGCCAGCCAGAAGCTGATCGACGAGAAGGACACCTCCAACAAGGAGTTTGAAAAGATGCTGGAGAAGTACGACAGGGCCCAGAACGAGATCTATCGCCTTCAGTCCCGCTGCGATACGGCAGAGGCGGACAGAGCCCGCctggaggtggaggcggagCGATCTGGTCTGGCTGCCAGCAAGGCTCGCGAGGATCTGCGCAAGCTGCAGGACGAGAGCACCCGGCTGCAGGAGGCCTGCGATCGGGCGGCGCTCCAGTTGAGCCGCGCCAAGGAGTGCGAGGACAATGCGCGCAGCGAGCTGGAGCACAGTCGCGATCGCTTCGACAAGCTGCAAACGGACATTCGGCGGGCCCAGGGCGAGAAGGAGCACTTCCAGTCCGAGCTGGAGAGGGTCACCTACGAACTGGAGCGGGCACATGCCGCCCAAACCAAGGCGGGCGCCAGCGTGGAGGCGGCCAAGGAGGAGGCGGCCCACTATGCCGTGGAGCTTGAGAAAATGCGCGACCGCTACGAGAAGAGCCAGGTGGAGCTGCGCAAACTGCAGGACACAGACACCTTTGGCCGGGAGACGCGCCGCCTCAAGGAGGAGAACGAGCGGCTGCGCGAGAAGCTGGACAAGACGCTTATGGAACTGGAGACCATCCGCGGCAAGTCGCAGTACGAGTCGGAGTCCTTCGAGAAGTACAAGGACAAGTACGAGAAGATCGAGATGGAGGTGCAGAACATGGAGTCGAAGCTGCACGAGACCAGCCTGCAGCTGGAGCTATCGAAGGGCGAGGTGGCCAAGATGCTGGCCAACCAGGACAAGCAGCGATCCGAGCTGGAACGGGCGCACATCGAGCGGGAGAAGGCCCGGGACAAGCATGAGAAGCTACTGAAGGAGGTCGATCGTTTGCGCCTGCAACAGTCCTCGGTGAGCCCCGGCGATCCGGTCCGAGCGTCGACGTCCTCCTCTTCCGCTCTGTCCGCTGGCGAGCGGCAGGAGATCGACCGCCTGCGGGATCGCCTTGAGAAGGCGCTGCAGTCGCGTGACGCCACCGAGCTGGAGGCCGGTCGCTTGGCCAAGGAACTGGAGAAGGCGCAAATGCATCTGGCCAAGCAGCAGGAGAACACCGAGTCCACGCGCATCGAGTTCGAGCGCATGGGTGCTGAGCTGGGTCGCCTTCACGATCGCCTCGAGAAGGCCGAGGCTGAGCGGGAGGCACTGCGTCAAGCGAGCCGGAGCGGCGGAGCAGGCTCTGCCCCCCATCCGCAGCTGGAGAAGCACGTCCAGAAGCTGGAGTCAGACGTCAAGCAGCTGGCCATGGAGCGGGAGCAGCTGGTCCTGCAACTGGAGAAGAGCCAGGAGATCCTCATGAACTTCCAAAAGGAGCTCCAGAACGCAGAGGCGGAGTTGCAGAAGACGCGCGAGGAGAACCGCAAGCTGCGCAACGGTCACCAACTGCCGCCTGCCGCCGCTCCACCCGCCGGAGCCTCTCCCGCCGAGATCCAGGCCATGCAGAAGGAGATCCAGACCCTCCAGCAGAAGCTCCAGGAGTCGGAGCGCGCCCTGCAGGCCGCCGGTCCCCAACAGGCCCAGGCTGCCGCGGCGGCGGGCGCGAGTCGCGAGGAGATCGAGCAATGGCGCAAGGTCATCGAGCAGGAGAAGGGTCGCGCCGACATGGCCGACAAGGCTGCCCAGGAGATGCACAAGCGCATTCAG CTTATGGACCAACACATCAAGGATCAGCACGCCCAGATGCAAaagatgcagcagcagatgcaacagcagcagcaggcggcgcAACAGGCCGCGCAGCAGGCGGCGCAGCAggcggcgcagcagcagcagtccgCAGCAAGTGCCGGCGGAGCGGACGCCAAAGAGTTGGAGAAGGTCAGGGGCGAACTGCAGGCGGCGTGCACCGAGCGGGATCGcttccagcagcagctggagctcCTGGTCACGGAGCTGGAGAAGAGCAAG ATGTCCAACCAGGAGCAGACAAAACAGCTCCAAACGGCgcagcagcaagtgcagcaactgcagcagcaggtacaacagctgcaacagcagatgcaacaactgcagcaggcTGCCAGTGCGGGAGCAGGCGCCACCGACGTGCAGcgccagcagctggagcagcagcagaagcagctggaggaggtgCGCAAGCAGATCGACAACCAGGCCAAGGCCACCGAGGGCGAGCGCAAGATCATCGACGAGCAGCGCAAGCAGATCGACGCCAAGCGCAAGGACATCGAGGACAAGGAGAAGAAGATGGCCGATTTCGACGTCCAGCTGCGCAAGCGCAAGGAGCAGATGGACCAGCTGGAGAAGTCCCTCCAGACGCAAGGAGGCGGAGCGGCGGCCGCCGGCGAGCTGAACAAGAAGCTCATGGACACGCAGCGGCAGCTGGAAGC ATGCGTCAAGGAGCTTCAGAATACAAAGGAGGAGCACAAGAAGGCGGCAACCGAAACGGAGCGTTTGCTGCAATTGGTACAAATGTCGCAGGAGGAGCAGAACGCCAAGGAGAAGACCATCATGGATTTGCAACA AGCCTTAAAGATCGCTCAAGCCAAAGTCAAACAAGCAcaaacgcagcagcagcaacagcaggat GCTGGGCCAGCTGGCTTCTTGAAGAGCTTTTTCTAA